A genomic window from Blattabacterium cuenoti includes:
- the tatC gene encoding twin-arginine translocase subunit TatC, translated as MSKDKKKVMPFWEHIEELRKHLIHSLCAIIILTIILMNNKYILFDYIIFGPAKTDFITYRIFSKIKFFFFQKNCNPTYSIYFFSKNLELQNRKIFGQFNIYIWTCFIGGLILSFPYIFYEFWKFIKPALSQKERKYTRGIIIMATFLFISGIFFGYFILCPFLIHFGSTFRISTIPINIFDLSDYLSLIINSILSMGITFLFPIVIYFLTKIELISSTVLKKYRKHAFLIIFIISSAITPGDIFSTIVVLIPLVILYQLSIYISFFYKKK; from the coding sequence ATGAGTAAAGATAAAAAAAAAGTAATGCCTTTTTGGGAACATATTGAAGAATTAAGAAAACATCTAATTCATAGTTTATGTGCGATTATAATTCTTACAATTATTTTAATGAATAATAAATATATACTCTTTGATTATATTATTTTTGGACCAGCAAAGACGGATTTTATTACTTATCGTATTTTTTCTAAAATAAAATTTTTTTTTTTTCAAAAAAATTGTAATCCAACTTATTCTATTTATTTTTTTTCAAAAAATTTAGAATTACAAAATAGAAAAATATTTGGACAATTTAATATATATATATGGACCTGTTTTATAGGAGGATTAATTTTATCTTTTCCTTATATATTTTATGAATTTTGGAAATTTATTAAACCAGCTCTTTCTCAAAAAGAAAGAAAATATACTAGAGGTATTATTATAATGGCTACTTTTTTATTTATATCGGGAATTTTTTTTGGTTATTTTATTTTATGTCCATTTTTAATTCATTTTGGGTCTACCTTTAGAATCAGTACAATTCCAATAAATATATTTGATTTATCGGATTATTTATCTTTAATTATAAATTCTATATTATCTATGGGAATTACTTTTCTTTTTCCTATTGTTATATATTTTTTGACTAAAATAGAATTAATATCTTCTACTGTTTTAAAAAAATATAGAAAACATGCTTTTTTAATAATATTTATTATTTCTTCTGCTATTACTCCAGGTGATATTTTTAGTACTATAGTCGTTTTAATTCCTTTAGTGATACTTTATCAATTGAGTATTTATATTTCTTTTTTTTATAAAAAAAAATAA
- a CDS encoding 3-phosphoshikimate 1-carboxyvinyltransferase has product MCSYIKISKKNNFLSGSINITGSKSISNRLLILKKIYTDDIHIKNISNCEDTKILKKNLNSTSNILNIHHAGTAMRFLTSYLSIQQGKEVILTGSNRMKERPIFVLVDALNKLGAKIIYLEKIGYPPIKIIGKNILGGEIDINAQISSQYISSLMLIASTFQMGLKINLKEDITSLPYIKMTFHLLTLAGIKVTWNDDMIIHIYPGKKKGKKIFTIESDWSSASYYYSMASISKKINITLSSYNKESLQGDKKVSDIYKKYFGIYTIFDKKKIILRKILNFIPKKFIHLNLNKNPDLAQTIVVTCAALKLKCYLKGLETLKIKETDRLKALKNELFKLGVKISITNSCLRITNFFKKKSNSFIRIKTYQDHRMAMAFSTFGLSQSIQIEDPNVVEKSYPLFWNDLKYLGFEINYYE; this is encoded by the coding sequence ATGTGTTCTTATATTAAAATTTCTAAAAAAAATAATTTTTTATCTGGATCTATTAATATAACTGGATCTAAAAGTATTTCTAACCGTCTTTTAATTTTAAAAAAAATTTATACAGATGATATTCATATTAAAAATATTTCTAATTGTGAGGATACAAAAATTTTAAAAAAAAATTTAAATAGTACTTCAAATATATTAAATATTCATCATGCTGGAACTGCTATGCGTTTTTTAACTTCCTATTTATCTATACAACAAGGAAAAGAAGTAATTTTAACAGGATCAAATAGAATGAAAGAAAGACCTATATTCGTTCTTGTAGATGCTTTAAATAAATTAGGAGCGAAAATTATTTATTTAGAAAAAATAGGATATCCACCAATAAAAATTATTGGAAAAAATATTTTAGGTGGAGAAATAGATATAAACGCTCAAATTAGTAGTCAATATATTAGTTCTTTGATGTTAATTGCCAGTACATTTCAAATGGGTTTAAAAATAAATTTAAAAGAAGACATAACTTCTCTTCCATATATAAAAATGACTTTTCATTTATTAACTCTTGCGGGAATTAAAGTTACTTGGAATGATGATATGATCATTCATATTTATCCAGGTAAAAAAAAAGGAAAAAAAATATTTACCATAGAATCAGATTGGAGTTCCGCATCTTACTATTATTCAATGGCTAGTATTTCAAAAAAAATAAATATAACTTTAAGTTCTTATAATAAGGAAAGTTTACAAGGAGACAAAAAAGTATCTGATATATATAAAAAATATTTTGGAATATATACCATTTTTGATAAAAAAAAAATAATTTTAAGGAAAATATTAAATTTTATTCCTAAAAAATTTATTCATTTAAATTTAAATAAAAATCCAGATTTAGCGCAAACTATTGTAGTTACTTGTGCGGCTCTTAAACTAAAATGTTATTTAAAAGGTTTAGAAACTTTAAAAATTAAAGAAACAGATCGATTAAAAGCATTAAAAAATGAATTATTTAAATTAGGTGTTAAAATAAGCATTACTAATTCTTGTTTAAGAATTACTAATTTTTTTAAAAAAAAGAGCAATTCTTTCATAAGAATAAAAACTTATCAAGACCATAGAATGGCGATGGCTTTTTCTACATTTGGATTGTCTCAATCTATTCAAATAGAAGATCCAAATGTTGTAGAAAAATCATATCCTTTGTTTTGGAATGATTTAAAATATTTAGGTTTTGAAATTAATTATTACGAATAA
- the ychF gene encoding redox-regulated ATPase YchF — protein sequence MKCGIIGLPNIGKSTFFNLISNSKVLSENFPFCTIEPNYGWTKIPDQRLYELKNLIHTIKIVPSEIKIVDIAGLIKGSHKGNGLGNKFLSHIRETNVIIHMIRCFKDINVIHVENNINPIRDKEIIDIELQLKDLETIEKKIEKIKKKNYKNILYTLQNVYDFLKKGKNIRMFPFKNNEKIYIEDLHLLTIKPVLYVCNLNEKEEYDNEKIQHLKKIIQLEKSTIVMVSLKKKNTKNFYQYGIDKIIKEAYKLLHLQCFFTIGKKEIRSWSIPNTYTAYQASSIIHSDLKKGFICAEIIHYHDFIKYGSEKKAKQAGKKFVVGKNYLIKDGDIIHFKFNT from the coding sequence ATGAAATGCGGAATAATTGGACTTCCAAATATAGGAAAATCAACTTTTTTTAATCTTATTTCTAATTCTAAAGTTTTATCAGAAAATTTTCCTTTTTGTACCATAGAACCTAATTATGGATGGACAAAAATTCCTGATCAAAGATTATATGAACTCAAAAACCTTATTCATACAATAAAAATTGTTCCATCAGAAATAAAAATTGTAGATATCGCTGGATTAATTAAAGGGTCACATAAAGGAAATGGTTTAGGAAATAAATTTTTATCTCATATTCGTGAAACAAATGTTATTATTCATATGATACGTTGTTTTAAAGATATAAATGTTATTCATGTAGAAAATAACATAAATCCTATTAGAGATAAAGAAATTATAGATATAGAATTACAATTAAAAGATTTAGAAACTATAGAAAAAAAAATCGAAAAAATAAAAAAAAAAAATTATAAAAATATTTTATATACGTTACAAAACGTATATGATTTTCTGAAAAAAGGTAAAAATATTAGAATGTTCCCATTCAAAAATAATGAAAAAATATACATAGAAGATTTACATTTATTAACTATAAAACCTGTACTTTATGTATGTAATTTAAATGAAAAAGAAGAGTATGATAATGAAAAGATACAACATTTAAAAAAAATAATACAGCTGGAAAAATCTACTATAGTAATGGTTTCTTTAAAAAAAAAAAATACAAAAAATTTTTATCAATATGGTATTGATAAAATTATAAAAGAAGCATATAAATTATTACATTTACAATGTTTTTTTACTATAGGAAAAAAAGAAATACGTTCTTGGTCTATCCCTAATACTTATACAGCATATCAAGCTTCTTCTATTATTCATTCAGATTTAAAAAAAGGATTTATTTGTGCAGAAATAATTCATTACCATGATTTTATTAAATATGGATCAGAAAAAAAAGCAAAACAAGCAGGAAAAAAATTTGTAGTAGGAAAAAATTATCTCATTAAAGATGGAGATATTATCCATTTTAAATTTAATACATAA
- a CDS encoding transketolase family protein: MKIYENKGNLETRAGFGKALSFLGKKNNKIVALCADLTSSLFMNQFSKEFPNRFFQIGIAEANMMSIAAGLSIGNYIPFAGTFANFATSRVYDQIRQSIAYSYKNVKICASHSGLTLGEDGATHQSLEDIGMMKMLPGMTVINTCDYNQTYAATIAISEYFGPVYLRFGRPSVANFTDKNKIFEIGKAITLTKGKDVTIVSTGHLVWESLEASRILYQQTGITCEVINVHTIKPLDEETILNSIDKTKCIVTAEEHNYFGGLGESIARMITTKRMDISQSLVAVNDSFGESGKPMDLLKKYKIDRNSIIDHVNHLFKKKNNQ, from the coding sequence ATGAAAATTTATGAAAATAAAGGTAATTTAGAAACTAGAGCTGGATTTGGAAAGGCTTTATCCTTTTTAGGAAAAAAAAATAATAAAATTGTAGCTTTATGTGCTGATCTTACTAGTTCTTTATTTATGAATCAATTTTCTAAAGAATTTCCTAACAGATTTTTTCAAATAGGAATTGCAGAAGCGAATATGATGAGTATAGCTGCTGGATTAAGTATTGGAAATTATATTCCTTTTGCTGGAACATTTGCTAATTTTGCTACATCTCGTGTATATGATCAAATACGTCAATCTATTGCTTATTCTTATAAAAATGTTAAAATATGCGCATCTCATTCTGGATTAACTTTAGGTGAAGATGGAGCGACACATCAAAGTTTGGAAGATATTGGAATGATGAAAATGTTACCAGGAATGACAGTAATTAATACTTGTGATTATAATCAAACTTATGCAGCTACAATTGCTATATCTGAATATTTTGGACCTGTTTATTTACGTTTTGGAAGACCTTCTGTAGCTAATTTTACGGATAAAAATAAAATATTTGAAATTGGAAAAGCTATTACCTTAACGAAAGGTAAAGATGTTACTATAGTTAGTACAGGACATTTAGTATGGGAATCATTAGAAGCCTCTAGAATATTGTATCAACAAACAGGAATTACTTGTGAAGTAATTAATGTCCATACGATTAAACCATTAGATGAAGAAACTATTTTAAATTCTATTGACAAAACAAAATGTATTGTTACTGCAGAAGAACATAATTATTTTGGCGGATTAGGAGAAAGTATAGCAAGAATGATTACCACTAAAAGAATGGATATCTCTCAAAGTTTAGTCGCTGTTAATGATAGTTTTGGAGAAAGTGGAAAACCTATGGACTTATTAAAAAAATATAAAATTGATCGTAATTCTATAATTGATCATGTTAATCATTTATTTAAAAAAAAAAATAATCAATAA
- a CDS encoding M42 family metallopeptidase has translation MKNKNVYLINEKSIKFLKNYLNSFSPTGEESEGQKIWKNYINYYVEKTETDLYGTVVGIINPNNSPYKLIIEAHVDEVSWYVNYITENGMIYVSRNGGSDHQIAPSKKVVIHTENGLVHGVFGWPAIHTRKISEEKNPNIDNIFIDIGGKNRKEVEKIGVHVGCFVTYPDDFLILNKNYFVCRSLDNKIGGFIIAEVTKMIKEQKLNLKYGLYVVNSVQEEVGLRGAQVISKIINPHIAIVTDVTHDTSTPMMDKKIQGDIKCGLGPVIVYAPSIKKNIREYIIHTAQKQQLSFQRLVSSRYTGTDTDAFAYSNKGVTSALISIPLRYMHTTVEMVHKEDVEKTIQLIFETLKGINLSIEKFFMY, from the coding sequence ATGAAAAATAAAAATGTTTATTTAATCAATGAAAAATCTATAAAATTTCTGAAAAATTATTTAAATAGTTTTTCTCCTACTGGAGAGGAGAGTGAAGGACAAAAAATATGGAAAAATTACATTAATTATTATGTAGAAAAAACAGAAACAGATTTATATGGAACAGTAGTAGGGATTATAAATCCTAATAATTCTCCATATAAATTAATTATTGAAGCTCATGTAGATGAAGTTTCTTGGTATGTAAATTATATTACAGAAAATGGAATGATTTATGTATCTCGTAATGGAGGATCAGATCATCAAATAGCTCCATCAAAAAAAGTAGTAATTCATACAGAAAATGGTTTAGTACATGGAGTATTTGGGTGGCCAGCTATTCATACAAGAAAAATTTCAGAGGAAAAAAATCCAAATATAGATAATATATTTATAGATATTGGTGGAAAAAATAGAAAAGAAGTAGAAAAAATAGGAGTACATGTAGGTTGTTTTGTTACTTATCCAGATGATTTTTTGATTTTAAACAAAAATTATTTTGTATGTAGATCATTAGATAATAAAATAGGAGGTTTTATAATTGCAGAAGTAACAAAAATGATAAAAGAACAGAAATTAAATTTAAAATATGGTTTATATGTGGTAAATTCTGTTCAAGAAGAAGTAGGATTAAGAGGAGCGCAAGTAATTTCTAAAATAATCAATCCACATATAGCTATTGTTACGGATGTGACACATGATACTTCTACGCCTATGATGGATAAAAAAATACAAGGAGATATTAAATGTGGGTTAGGACCTGTTATAGTATATGCTCCTTCTATAAAAAAAAATATTAGAGAATATATTATTCATACAGCTCAAAAACAACAACTTTCTTTTCAACGTTTAGTTTCATCTAGATATACAGGGACTGATACCGATGCTTTTGCTTATTCCAATAAAGGAGTAACATCTGCTTTAATCTCAATTCCACTTAGATATATGCATACAACAGTAGAAATGGTTCATAAAGAAGATGTAGAAAAAACTATACAATTAATTTTTGAAACCTTAAAAGGAATTAATTTATCTATAGAAAAATTTTTTATGTATTAA
- a CDS encoding transketolase: MNVRRERYLKDLCSQVRRDILRMVNNANSGHPGGSLGCTEYFVALYKEIMHYDPKNFTMNGKNEDIFFLSNGHISPVYYSILARSGFFSIKELSTFRKINSRLQGHPSIHKNIPGIRISSGSLGQGMSISIGAAISKKLDKDNLSLIYSLHGDGELNEGQIWEAVLYAGGKHIDNYIATVDYNRQQIDGTTDEVLPLGDLKKKFQSFDWKVLEEFEGNNIKKVINILKKAKQETRKGKPVLIILYTKMGYGVDFMEGNNLWHGKSPNKEELKKALSQLPETLGDYPI, translated from the coding sequence ATGAATGTACGACGTGAACGTTATTTAAAAGATTTATGTTCTCAAGTGAGAAGAGATATATTACGTATGGTAAATAACGCAAATTCTGGACATCCAGGGGGATCCTTAGGATGTACAGAATATTTTGTAGCTTTATATAAAGAAATTATGCATTATGATCCAAAAAATTTTACTATGAATGGAAAAAATGAAGATATTTTTTTTCTATCTAATGGACATATATCTCCAGTTTATTATAGTATATTAGCTCGTTCTGGTTTTTTTTCAATTAAAGAATTGTCTACTTTTAGAAAAATTAATTCTCGTTTACAAGGACATCCTTCTATACATAAAAATATTCCAGGAATTAGAATTTCATCAGGATCATTAGGACAAGGAATGTCTATCTCAATTGGTGCAGCTATATCTAAAAAGTTAGATAAAGATAATTTGAGTCTCATTTATAGTTTACATGGAGATGGAGAATTAAATGAAGGACAAATATGGGAAGCAGTTTTATATGCTGGAGGGAAACATATAGATAATTATATCGCAACTGTAGATTACAATAGACAACAAATCGATGGAACGACAGATGAAGTACTTCCTCTTGGGGATTTAAAAAAAAAATTCCAATCTTTTGATTGGAAAGTTTTAGAAGAATTTGAAGGAAATAATATAAAAAAAGTTATTAACATTTTAAAAAAAGCAAAACAAGAAACTAGAAAAGGAAAGCCTGTTTTAATTATTCTTTATACTAAAATGGGATATGGAGTAGATTTTATGGAAGGTAATAATCTATGGCATGGAAAATCTCCTAATAAAGAAGAATTAAAAAAAGCATTATCTCAACTTCCTGAAACTTTAGGGGATTATCCAATATAA
- the dapF gene encoding diaminopimelate epimerase: protein MKIDFLKYQGTGNDFIMIDNREKKLTKVNFSCFKRLCNRHFGIGADGIILIQNDPNKDFYMKYYNSDGKESSMCGNGGRCAISFSKKLGITKNNKIYFRAIDGNHYGYIQNKGLVSIKMIDIKKNMIKLCSQHIYLNTGSPHNVIFVDNIKKIDVQKKGREIRLKKGVNVNFVELIGKNILKVRTYERGVENETLSCGTGVTASVIASYELKKIYKDQQVLVYTLGGKLWVSFKKEKNTYQKIYLTGSTKLIFEGWINI from the coding sequence ATGAAAATAGATTTTTTAAAGTATCAAGGAACAGGGAATGATTTTATTATGATAGATAATAGAGAAAAAAAACTTACAAAAGTAAATTTTTCTTGTTTTAAAAGATTATGTAATCGACATTTTGGAATTGGAGCAGATGGAATTATTTTAATTCAAAATGACCCTAATAAGGATTTTTATATGAAGTATTATAATTCTGACGGGAAGGAAAGTTCTATGTGTGGAAATGGAGGAAGATGTGCTATTTCTTTTTCAAAAAAATTAGGTATTACAAAAAATAATAAAATTTATTTTAGAGCTATAGATGGAAATCATTATGGGTATATACAAAATAAAGGTTTAGTTTCTATTAAAATGATTGATATAAAAAAAAATATGATAAAATTATGTTCTCAACATATTTATTTAAATACAGGATCTCCACACAATGTTATTTTTGTAGATAATATAAAAAAAATAGATGTACAAAAAAAAGGGAGAGAAATTCGATTAAAAAAAGGAGTAAATGTTAATTTTGTAGAATTAATTGGGAAAAATATACTGAAAGTTCGTACTTATGAAAGAGGGGTAGAAAATGAAACTTTATCCTGTGGGACAGGAGTTACTGCATCTGTTATTGCTTCGTATGAATTAAAAAAAATATATAAAGATCAACAAGTATTAGTATATACTTTAGGAGGAAAATTATGGGTATCTTTTAAAAAAGAAAAAAATACATATCAAAAAATTTATTTAACTGGATCCACAAAATTAATATTTGAAGGATGGATAAATATTTAA
- a CDS encoding trypsin-like peptidase domain-containing protein has protein sequence MKRIVFYILLSSMMSSVITIAAYKKYNKEESLLFPPYNNNEKNKWTPSTSSLVSSAGLPDFTRVVEKTIHAVVNVKNYSNKYHNKLNFDPFDFFFGFPDDFGEKGKIPQNNNDLPGLHGSGVIISPDGYIVTNNHVIKDADKIEITLNDQRTYRAKLIGTDTSTDIALLKINEKNLPFIYFSDSNKVQVGEWVLAIGNPFDLNSTVTAGIISAKNRNLGILRGETQTAIESFFQTDAAVNPGNSGGALVNTNGELIGINTAISSNSGNFIGYSFAAPSNLVGKVVQDIKKYGTVQRAYLGVRGMDLTKGEYLKYYNNETHQNIKPQQGFLIGEVFEKSGAYDAGIKKGDIIKSINGKLIQNVADLSFIVGTKHPGDKVTVNILRNKNIKIFNVILKNSKGKTKIIKKEKITISELLGATFESLGKNIKKKFGIDYGILILEIRTGRLSYIGMEEGDIILSINGIKMRSPNDVESVLKGYSGDVTIKYFKPNGQIYISGFEMN, from the coding sequence ATGAAGAGAATAGTTTTTTATATTTTACTTAGTAGTATGATGAGTTCAGTTATAACTATTGCTGCATACAAAAAATATAATAAAGAAGAATCTCTATTATTTCCACCATATAATAATAATGAAAAAAATAAATGGACTCCTTCTACTTCCTCATTAGTCAGTTCTGCTGGATTACCTGATTTTACTAGAGTAGTAGAAAAAACAATTCATGCGGTAGTAAATGTAAAAAATTATTCTAATAAATATCATAATAAATTAAATTTTGATCCATTTGATTTTTTCTTTGGATTCCCTGATGATTTTGGAGAAAAAGGAAAAATTCCTCAAAATAATAATGATCTTCCTGGACTTCATGGATCAGGTGTAATTATATCTCCAGATGGATATATAGTTACTAATAATCATGTTATTAAAGATGCAGATAAAATAGAAATTACTCTTAATGATCAAAGAACATATAGAGCAAAATTAATAGGAACAGATACTAGTACAGATATTGCATTATTAAAAATTAATGAAAAAAATTTACCATTTATTTATTTTTCTGATTCCAATAAAGTACAAGTAGGAGAATGGGTTTTAGCTATAGGAAATCCTTTTGATTTAAATTCAACGGTTACTGCAGGTATTATTAGTGCTAAAAATAGAAATTTAGGAATATTAAGAGGGGAAACTCAAACAGCTATAGAATCTTTTTTTCAAACAGATGCAGCTGTAAATCCTGGAAATAGTGGTGGGGCTTTAGTAAATACAAATGGAGAATTAATTGGAATTAATACAGCTATTTCTTCAAATTCTGGAAATTTTATAGGATATAGTTTTGCTGCTCCTTCCAATTTAGTAGGAAAAGTTGTTCAAGATATAAAAAAATATGGAACTGTACAACGTGCGTATTTAGGAGTTAGAGGAATGGATCTTACTAAGGGAGAATATTTAAAATATTATAATAATGAAACACATCAAAATATAAAACCACAACAGGGTTTTTTAATTGGAGAAGTTTTTGAAAAAAGTGGTGCTTATGATGCAGGTATTAAAAAAGGAGATATTATTAAAAGTATAAATGGAAAATTAATTCAAAATGTAGCGGATTTATCTTTTATTGTAGGGACTAAACATCCAGGAGATAAAGTTACAGTTAATATTTTAAGAAATAAAAATATAAAAATTTTTAACGTTATTTTAAAAAATTCAAAAGGAAAAACAAAAATTATAAAAAAAGAAAAAATTACTATATCTGAATTATTAGGAGCTACTTTTGAATCTTTAGGAAAAAATATTAAAAAAAAATTTGGAATTGATTATGGAATTCTAATATTAGAAATAAGAACCGGGAGATTAAGTTATATAGGGATGGAAGAAGGTGATATTATTTTATCTATCAATGGTATAAAAATGAGGAGCCCTAATGATGTAGAATCTGTATTAAAAGGATATTCCGGAGATGTAACGATAAAATATTTTAAACCAAATGGTCAAATTTATATATCTGGATTTGAAATGAATTAA
- a CDS encoding MazG nucleotide pyrophosphohydrolase domain-containing protein has product MKIKNLQNIVHNWIVHHGVRYFNILTNTILLSEEVGEVSRIIARNYGEQISKKNSKKKESLGEELADVLFILICLSNQTGINLEEYFMKKLKKKTIRDHQRHHENEKLK; this is encoded by the coding sequence TTGAAAATAAAAAATTTACAAAATATTGTACATAATTGGATAGTCCATCATGGAGTACGTTATTTTAATATTTTAACGAATACTATTCTTTTATCTGAAGAAGTAGGAGAAGTATCTAGAATTATTGCTAGAAATTATGGAGAACAAATTTCAAAAAAAAATTCAAAAAAAAAAGAATCTCTTGGAGAAGAATTAGCTGATGTCTTATTTATTTTAATTTGTTTATCTAATCAAACTGGAATTAATTTAGAAGAATATTTTATGAAAAAATTAAAAAAAAAGACAATCAGAGATCATCAAAGACACCATGAAAATGAAAAATTAAAATAA
- a CDS encoding OmpA family protein, whose amino-acid sequence MKNVNFFIITLFTLFSSVVYSQYYKKKWSIRIRAHDINYYPTNDPFKDFFHQTNNNINPFFSDVELEFNLNKHLGVYLNPSLGMVDNSRWTLKDNFFLKLDHGVNFYLFPKYWLDPYLKLGGGYHKFNYKNKILKLTGLNFFKLEKKNFFLLDGGLGMNVWIVPNFGINIQSNYNHIVTSLKNLDAQDYLNFWQHTLGVIFRFNIKKTKNLFKKPKKITEIYPKNYSFPSEKTWEKNKNEKNKKEKEDFDNDGIVDKEDLCPDKFGKKENNGCPNIVVVFPPILFNVGKFTLSSISLEIINKISEIMIKKIPYAKFYITGYTDYHGKSSYNKILSIRRAQTVFKALVSKGVDPYRMEIRGGKKNQKRFVKITIKK is encoded by the coding sequence ATGAAAAACGTCAATTTTTTTATTATTACTTTATTTACTTTATTTTCATCTGTTGTATATTCTCAATATTATAAAAAAAAATGGTCTATTAGAATAAGAGCTCATGATATTAATTATTATCCCACTAATGATCCATTCAAAGATTTTTTTCATCAAACCAATAATAATATTAATCCTTTTTTTTCGGATGTGGAATTAGAATTTAATCTAAATAAACATTTAGGGGTATATTTAAATCCTTCATTAGGAATGGTGGATAATTCTAGATGGACATTAAAAGATAATTTTTTTCTAAAATTAGATCATGGAGTTAATTTTTATTTATTTCCAAAATATTGGTTAGATCCATACCTAAAATTAGGTGGTGGATATCATAAATTTAATTATAAAAATAAAATATTAAAACTTACAGGATTAAATTTTTTTAAATTAGAAAAAAAAAATTTTTTTCTCTTAGATGGTGGATTAGGAATGAATGTTTGGATTGTTCCTAATTTTGGGATCAATATTCAAAGTAATTATAATCATATTGTAACTTCTTTAAAAAATTTAGATGCACAAGATTATTTGAATTTTTGGCAACATACTTTAGGTGTTATTTTTCGTTTTAATATAAAAAAAACTAAAAATTTATTTAAAAAACCAAAAAAAATAACAGAAATATATCCAAAAAATTATTCTTTTCCATCAGAAAAAACATGGGAAAAAAATAAAAATGAAAAAAATAAAAAAGAAAAAGAGGATTTCGATAATGATGGAATTGTCGATAAAGAAGATTTATGTCCAGATAAATTTGGAAAAAAAGAAAACAATGGATGTCCTAATATAGTGGTAGTATTTCCTCCTATTTTATTTAACGTAGGAAAATTTACATTATCTTCAATATCTTTAGAAATTATTAATAAAATTTCTGAAATTATGATCAAAAAAATCCCTTATGCTAAATTTTATATAACTGGATATACAGATTATCATGGAAAATCCTCTTATAATAAAATTTTATCTATAAGAAGAGCACAGACTGTATTTAAAGCTTTAGTTTCCAAAGGAGTAGATCCTTATAGAATGGAAATTCGAGGGGGTAAAAAAAATCAAAAAAGATTTGTGAAAATAACAATAAAAAAATAA
- the smpB gene encoding SsrA-binding protein SmpB has translation MSILNRKARFQYHFLENYIAGIQLFGPEVKSIRQNKVNITESYCQIKNGELYSINMYIAEYQNNKFLNSKNRRERKLLLTKKELIKIEKKLKIPGLTIIPIKLFFSKKGYVKVKICLAKGKTIYDKREYIRKRDFRREDKRENNI, from the coding sequence ATGAGTATTTTAAACAGAAAGGCTAGATTTCAATATCATTTTTTAGAAAATTATATAGCTGGAATTCAATTGTTTGGGCCTGAGGTAAAATCTATTAGACAAAATAAAGTAAATATAACAGAAAGTTACTGTCAAATAAAAAATGGAGAATTATATTCTATTAATATGTATATAGCTGAATATCAAAATAATAAATTTTTAAATTCTAAAAATAGAAGAGAAAGAAAATTATTATTAACCAAAAAAGAATTAATAAAAATTGAAAAAAAATTAAAAATACCTGGATTAACAATTATTCCTATTAAATTATTTTTCAGTAAAAAAGGATATGTAAAAGTAAAAATTTGTTTAGCAAAAGGGAAAACAATATATGATAAACGTGAATATATACGAAAAAGAGATTTTCGAAGAGAAGATAAAAGAGAAAATAATATATAA